The proteins below come from a single Myxocyprinus asiaticus isolate MX2 ecotype Aquarium Trade chromosome 28, UBuf_Myxa_2, whole genome shotgun sequence genomic window:
- the LOC127418595 gene encoding tripartite motif-containing protein 16-like protein has protein sequence MADQQDPSVCPVCLQDSQDKSCPQCKKASTSGTDQDEAVASVAESLERTGLQTDTSVDVRAETGDVECDSCTVNKKKAIKSCLVCLASYCETHLRIHNDLSAGKAHGLVDVTGHLQGKMCSQHEKLLEVYCRTDQQCICYLCMLDDHKGHDVVSVAIGREEKENLSQATEEEGDRIFTELFSFIRRSHTEMIELVQTQMTTEMDRIHGHMEGLEQEISELKRKQSELEQLSHTDDHIYFLQEVQSRWPNSQSEDFPILTANPQFSFGEVIKSLSSLTTQIEDIWRLEISRICSAVKTEKILLPSEPKTREDFLQFLVPLSLDPNTAHKNLCLSEQNQAVACSNEPQPYPEHPDRFEWWAQVLSKEGLTGRCYWEATWTGQYGVDIAVTYKDINRTGQDDTSGFGYNRYSWSLDCSIFRYALVHDNKEMEIAVPSSHRIGVYLDHRAGLLSFYSISDSMILLHRVQTRFTQPLYPGFGLFQGSTAKFREPDKEASPQSTERRLRLLKPKIHSQRCKTHSQNTTKICSTPSDRNKLTVKRSKR, from the exons ATGGCAGACCAGCAGGACCCAAGCGTGTGCCCTGTTTGCCTACAGGACTCGCAAGATAAGAGCTGCCCTCAGTGTAAAAAGGCGTCCACATCTGGGACAGATCAGGATGAAGCTGTTGCTTCAGTTGCAGAGAGTCTGGAGAGGACGGGACTTCAGACAGACACCTCTGTGGACGTCAGAGCTGAAACTGGAGACGTGGAGTGTGACTCCTGCACTGTGAATAAAAAGAAAGCCATTAAATCATGTCTAGTGTGTTTGGCCTCTTACTGCGAGACTCACCTCAGGATACACAACGACCTGAGCGCAGGGAAGGCACATGGTCTGGTGGACGTCACGGGGCATCTGCAGGGGAAGATGTGCAGCCAGCATGAAAAACTTCTGGAGGTTTACTGCCGCACTGACCAGCAGTGTATTTGTTACCTCTGCATGCTGGACGACCACAAAGGTCATGATGTGGTCTCAGTCGCCATAGGGCGAGAAGAGAAAGAG AACCTGAGTCAGGCCACAGAGGAAGAAGGAGACAGGATCTTCACCGAACTTTTCAGCTTTATACGGAGAAGCCACACAGAGATGATTGAGCTGGTCCAAACTCAGATGACCACTGAAATGGACCGAATCCATGGACACATGGAAGGTCTGGAACAGGAGATCTCTGAGCTGAAGAGGAAACAGTCCGAGCTGGAACAGCTGTCACACACTGATGATCACATCTATTTCCTCCAG gAGGTCCAGTCCCGCTGGCCCAATTCTCAGTCTGAGGACTTCCCCATCCTGACCGCTAACCCACAGTTCTCTTTCGGAGAAGTCATCAAATCTCTCTCTTCACTAACCACACAAATAGAAGACATTTGGAGACTGGAGATAAGCAGGATATGCTCAGCAG TGAAAACTGAGAAGATCTTACTGCCATCCGAACCTAAGACGAGGGAGGACTTCCTCCAAT TTCTGGTTCCGTTGAGTCTAGATCCAAACACGGCACACAAGAACCTCTGCTTATCAGAGCAGAACCAAGCAGTGGCCTGCAGTAATGAGCCTCAACCATACCCAGAACATCCGGACCGTTTCGAATGGTGGGCCCAGGTGCTGAGCAAGGAAGGTTTGACCGGACGCTGCTACTGGGAGGCTACCTGGACGGGTCAATATGGTGTTGACATTGCAGTCACCTACAAAGACATCAACAGAACCGGGCAAGACGATACCAGTGGGTTTGGGTACAACAGATACTCATGGAGTTTGGACTGTTCCATATTCAGATACGCATTAGTGCACGATAACAAGGAAATGGAAATCGCTGTACCCTCGTCCCACCGGATCGGGGTGTATCTGGACCACAGAGCAGGACTTCTGTCCTTCTACAGCATCTCCGACTCCATGATCCTCTTACACAGAGTCCAGACCAGGTTCACCCAACCTCTTTATCCAGGATTCGGACTCTTTCAGGGCTCAACTGCGAAATTTCGTGAACCGGACAAAGAAGCATCGCCGCAATCAACTGAGAGACGTTTACGTCTACTGAAACCGAAAATACATTCACAGAGATGTAAGACTCATTCGCAGAACACCACAAAAATATGTTCAACTC